One part of the Orenia metallireducens genome encodes these proteins:
- a CDS encoding Eco57I restriction-modification methylase domain-containing protein — protein sequence MNRRALFKDIDKIYTVLLADYQEEFIARLRNQEFKNIIDEYQNLDDIKTKKERINWNNNFCIKTTYLSIIKLLILKSIQARGLIKDLNLIDYSLNTIFKVILDNFNEGLNLDSRWELLSKNKQIIDNVGGILNNYDFRELNTKLLGEVYQHLVSQTSKRKTGQVYTPDSIISFILKNTLENYDILKNPYLKVLDPSCGSGYFLVEAYDILYDKYTSNLEKLKELYLKDDWSLNKIHQHILENNLYGIDLDGFAVQLTIISLLFKGINNPLPIRSLNIQTGDFLRLEVKDGFDFIIGNPPYVGHKELERDYKQWLKDNYLVYADKADLSYCFLEKGVKSLRKNGELMMITSRYFLESPAGGSLRKYLQKKVNLLFILDFYGLQLFESAIVDSIIIKLSSQNKNDGMIEVIRLNNKAQNFKGEDVIKKIDSKQKQDYYQSFIIKQSELNPEGWRLLSKKEQSICNKVEEEGMYILGDICDSFQGIITGYDKAFVVSEDKVREEQLEGKLLRPWIKNRHIDMYLVEEGKEHLIYSDLISSVGDYPNTIAYLSQFKDRLSNRRECKRGLKQWYQLQWGRNQEIFNNRKIVYPYKASKNRFAIDDGGNYCSADVYLLILKEEFKDLLTLEFLIGLLNSKVYNFYFKSFAKKMSYELYDYYPNTVLQLKIKIGEYLEVIDSLVREIRVLKEEIKSLSFLSYLEEDDYDSKEELYQDYIEFSERLAVKESDLRDLQGRLDYLVYNIYNLNLEEIKIISDKLREGEYGRLEEEYLFNLKSKDYNQLIDYRLNLVDALSKSVTEEDLFRLHYQQEKSLEDIAQQVGCEYQTLVLLRREYAKKNQAGYRYYSHRLLKGKIGEYIARKVKELLDKEGSYLSLEEIYQRLIVNESISILLDMVHQDQDNKLILKEIIFARKFTWNEYLRRKEKGLELNLPFINYEGYIFGLASWDSEHLIYFEKHQ from the coding sequence ATGAATAGACGAGCATTATTTAAAGATATAGATAAAATTTATACTGTCTTATTGGCAGATTATCAAGAGGAATTTATAGCTAGATTAAGAAACCAAGAATTTAAGAATATTATTGATGAATATCAAAATTTAGATGATATTAAAACTAAGAAAGAGAGAATTAATTGGAATAATAATTTTTGCATAAAAACAACCTATCTCTCTATCATTAAATTATTAATTTTAAAGTCTATCCAAGCTAGAGGGTTGATTAAAGATTTAAATTTAATAGATTACTCTTTAAATACTATCTTTAAGGTAATCTTGGATAACTTTAATGAAGGTCTAAATTTAGATTCTAGATGGGAGTTATTGAGCAAAAATAAGCAGATAATTGATAATGTAGGTGGAATTTTAAATAATTATGATTTTAGGGAATTAAATACTAAGCTATTAGGGGAGGTATATCAACATTTAGTTTCGCAGACTTCTAAAAGGAAGACTGGACAAGTCTATACTCCAGATAGTATTATCTCTTTTATATTAAAAAATACTTTAGAGAACTATGATATTCTCAAAAATCCTTATCTAAAGGTACTGGACCCTTCTTGTGGAAGTGGTTACTTTTTGGTAGAGGCTTATGATATTTTATATGATAAATATACTAGTAATTTAGAGAAGTTAAAGGAGTTGTACCTTAAAGATGATTGGAGTCTAAATAAGATACATCAACATATTTTAGAGAATAATCTATATGGCATTGACTTAGATGGCTTTGCTGTACAACTGACTATCATCTCTTTATTATTTAAGGGAATTAATAATCCACTACCTATAAGGAGCTTAAATATTCAAACTGGAGATTTTTTAAGGTTAGAAGTTAAGGATGGATTTGATTTTATTATTGGAAATCCTCCTTATGTAGGTCATAAAGAGCTGGAAAGGGATTATAAACAATGGTTGAAGGATAATTATTTAGTTTATGCTGATAAAGCTGATCTCTCTTATTGTTTTTTAGAGAAGGGGGTAAAATCCCTTAGAAAGAATGGTGAACTAATGATGATAACTTCTCGCTATTTTTTAGAGTCGCCTGCAGGAGGGAGTTTAAGGAAGTACCTTCAAAAGAAGGTCAACCTTTTATTTATCCTAGATTTCTATGGCCTACAACTTTTTGAAAGTGCTATTGTAGATTCTATTATTATTAAATTATCTTCTCAAAATAAGAATGATGGTATGATAGAGGTTATCAGACTGAATAATAAAGCACAGAACTTTAAGGGTGAAGATGTAATTAAGAAAATAGATAGTAAACAGAAGCAAGATTATTATCAGAGTTTTATTATTAAGCAATCGGAATTAAATCCTGAAGGATGGAGGCTTTTATCAAAGAAAGAGCAGTCGATTTGTAATAAGGTTGAAGAAGAAGGAATGTATATCTTAGGTGATATTTGTGATAGTTTTCAAGGGATTATTACTGGATATGATAAGGCCTTTGTTGTATCAGAGGATAAGGTTAGAGAAGAACAGCTAGAAGGGAAGCTATTACGACCTTGGATTAAGAACCGCCATATTGATATGTATCTAGTAGAAGAAGGAAAAGAACATTTAATTTATAGTGATTTGATAAGTTCTGTTGGGGATTATCCAAATACTATAGCTTATTTAAGCCAATTTAAAGATAGGCTTAGCAATAGACGGGAATGTAAGAGAGGCTTAAAGCAATGGTATCAGTTGCAATGGGGTAGGAACCAAGAAATATTTAATAATAGGAAGATAGTTTATCCTTATAAGGCTTCTAAGAATCGTTTTGCTATTGATGATGGTGGAAATTATTGTAGCGCTGATGTCTATTTATTGATATTAAAAGAAGAGTTTAAAGATTTGTTAACCTTAGAGTTTTTGATAGGTCTGTTAAATTCTAAAGTATATAATTTTTATTTCAAGAGTTTTGCTAAGAAGATGAGCTATGAATTATACGACTATTATCCTAATACCGTCCTGCAGCTAAAGATAAAGATTGGTGAATATTTAGAAGTGATTGATTCTTTGGTAAGAGAGATTAGAGTTTTAAAGGAGGAGATTAAGTCTTTATCTTTCTTATCTTATTTAGAGGAAGATGATTATGATAGTAAAGAAGAGTTATATCAAGATTATATAGAGTTTAGTGAAAGGCTAGCTGTGAAAGAATCTGATTTGAGGGATTTGCAAGGAAGATTAGATTATCTTGTATATAATATCTATAATTTAAATTTAGAAGAGATAAAGATAATTTCTGATAAGTTAAGAGAAGGTGAATATGGAAGGCTAGAAGAGGAATATCTATTTAACTTAAAGAGTAAAGATTATAATCAATTAATTGATTATAGGCTTAATTTGGTAGATGCTTTGAGCAAAAGTGTAACAGAGGAAGATCTATTTAGATTACATTATCAGCAAGAGAAGAGTTTAGAAGATATTGCTCAACAAGTAGGTTGTGAATATCAAACTTTGGTTCTGTTAAGAAGAGAATATGCTAAGAAGAATCAGGCAGGTTATAGATATTATAGCCACAGGCTATTGAAAGGGAAGATTGGAGAATATATAGCACGGAAGGTTAAAGAATTATTAGATAAGGAGGGCTCCTACTTAAGTTTAGAGGAAATCTATCAAAGATTGATAGTTAATGAGAGTATATCTATTCTTTTAGACATGGTCCATCAAGATCAGGATAATAAGTTGATTCTTAAAGAGATAATCTTTGCTAGGAAATTTACATGGAATGAATATCTAAGGAGGAAGGAGAAGGGATTAGAATTAAATCTACCTTTTATCAATTATGAAGGATATATTTTTGGGTTAGCTTCATGGGATAGTGAACATTTAATTTATTTTGAAAAACATCAGTGA
- the xerA gene encoding site-specific tyrosine recombinase/integron integrase: MSIVVNKNEDFLVVSFKYSEKRVERIRQLRGRRWDAEDKVWIVPYSFDNIKKIKEIFKDEKVVLNFEYFSENEITIKKFIECLRLKGYSKRTEDVYLSHIRQFINFSNESIDKVRAEDIKRYLLFLLNERKLSHSFVNQAVSALKFLFAKVLKKDNITIGIPRPRKEKKLPQVLSEKEVVRILESLDNQKHKTILYLVYSAGLRVGEVVKLKCEDIDSDRMLIRVRQGKGRKDRYTTLSYLALDVIRDYYKVYNPKKWLFSGAKPDTHLTKRTVQKIFKKACSKAKIKKDVSVHDLRHSFATHLLERGTDLRYIQELLGHKSSRTTEVYTHVSKKSISKIESPLDKI; the protein is encoded by the coding sequence ATGTCTATAGTAGTAAATAAGAATGAAGATTTTTTAGTAGTTAGTTTTAAGTATTCTGAGAAAAGGGTAGAGAGAATAAGGCAGTTGAGAGGACGGAGGTGGGATGCAGAAGATAAGGTTTGGATAGTCCCTTATTCATTCGATAATATAAAGAAAATAAAAGAAATTTTTAAAGATGAAAAGGTTGTCTTAAATTTTGAATATTTTAGTGAAAATGAAATTACAATAAAAAAATTTATAGAATGTTTAAGGTTGAAGGGATATAGTAAAAGAACAGAGGATGTATATTTGAGTCATATTAGACAATTTATTAATTTTAGTAATGAGAGTATTGATAAAGTTAGGGCAGAAGATATCAAAAGGTATCTATTATTTTTATTAAATGAAAGGAAACTTTCTCATTCTTTTGTTAATCAAGCAGTTAGTGCTTTGAAATTTTTGTTTGCGAAGGTACTTAAGAAGGATAATATTACAATTGGTATACCTCGACCTAGAAAAGAGAAAAAGCTACCTCAAGTATTAAGTGAGAAAGAGGTAGTTAGAATATTAGAATCATTAGACAATCAAAAGCATAAAACAATTTTATATTTGGTCTATTCAGCTGGACTGAGAGTAGGAGAGGTTGTTAAATTAAAATGTGAGGATATTGATAGTGATAGAATGTTAATTAGAGTTAGGCAAGGAAAAGGTAGAAAGGATAGATATACTACACTATCATATCTTGCTTTAGATGTAATAAGAGACTACTATAAAGTGTATAATCCTAAAAAATGGTTATTCTCTGGAGCAAAGCCAGATACTCATTTGACCAAAAGAACAGTACAAAAAATTTTTAAGAAGGCTTGCTCGAAAGCAAAGATAAAAAAGGATGTATCTGTTCATGATTTAAGGCATTCTTTTGCTACACATTTATTAGAAAGGGGGACTGATCTTCGCTATATTCAAGAGTTGCTTGGTCATAAGAGTTCTAGAACAACAGAAGTTTATACACATGTCAGTAAAAAAAGTATTAGTAAGATTGAGAGTCCTTTAGATAAGATATAA
- a CDS encoding transcription repressor NadR: protein MSVSAEDRRRMLLNKLKKESRPMIGSDLADVFGVSRQVIVQDIALLRAQGEEILATARGYMVPQDSNMVEKTVACKHKPEDIEEELLTVIKYGGRIRDVIVEHPIYGEIKGMLMVQNRKDLEDFLENYRGEDVKPLSTLTEGVHLHTIEALNQEVLELIEDKLREKGFLLESEYEIGRS from the coding sequence ATGAGTGTGTCTGCAGAAGATAGAAGAAGGATGCTCTTAAATAAATTAAAAAAAGAAAGTAGACCGATGATTGGATCTGATTTGGCAGATGTTTTTGGTGTAAGCCGCCAAGTAATTGTTCAAGACATAGCATTATTGAGGGCACAAGGTGAAGAGATATTAGCTACAGCAAGAGGATATATGGTGCCACAAGATAGTAATATGGTAGAAAAGACAGTAGCTTGTAAGCATAAACCTGAAGATATAGAAGAAGAGTTGTTGACCGTAATTAAATATGGAGGAAGAATAAGGGATGTAATTGTTGAACATCCTATTTATGGTGAAATCAAGGGAATGTTAATGGTACAAAACCGGAAAGATCTAGAGGATTTTCTAGAAAATTATAGAGGAGAAGATGTTAAACCTCTATCAACATTAACTGAAGGGGTGCACTTACATACTATTGAAGCCTTAAATCAAGAGGTATTGGAATTGATTGAAGATAAGTTAAGAGAGAAGGGGTTTTTATTAGAGAGTGAATATGAGATAGGAAGGAGTTGA
- a CDS encoding DUF4382 domain-containing protein — translation MIKKKSFLLILLLSLALAITGCSDEDSPLSSGSGELALSLADAPVNNVAEVNVTLSEVQVSRLEDGQEIWEIINDFADNGGEATFDLLTLRFDQELLGQEMLAVGHYNQIRLIVAADEQGKTGKNSGKSYVVFNDGSTQPIKIPSGTETGLKINHDFTIEDGKITRLLLDADVSKIMHSAGNSGKIILRPTAIKIIDQVISGGIKGRVADTTGQAITGNDVLVEAWNGGTKVASTVATVEDIVDEDTGEVIKEAGSFLLRGLEEGTYTIKVKVVTGEDLDQDGNPDEVLNTNGEVMYQQTNNITVDVIAEQVTPLSKNIILEEVTVDTTTTTEQ, via the coding sequence ATGATAAAAAAGAAATCATTTCTTTTAATCTTATTATTATCATTAGCTTTAGCAATCACAGGCTGTAGTGATGAAGATAGCCCCCTTAGTAGTGGTAGTGGTGAATTAGCTTTATCCCTTGCTGATGCACCTGTCAATAATGTAGCAGAAGTAAATGTAACCCTTTCAGAAGTACAAGTAAGCCGCTTAGAGGATGGTCAAGAAATCTGGGAAATAATTAATGATTTTGCTGACAATGGTGGAGAAGCAACCTTTGATTTATTAACCTTGCGCTTTGATCAAGAACTATTAGGGCAAGAAATGTTAGCAGTTGGACACTATAATCAAATTAGATTAATCGTAGCTGCCGATGAGCAAGGAAAAACAGGGAAAAATTCTGGTAAATCTTATGTAGTCTTCAATGATGGCTCTACCCAGCCTATCAAAATACCATCTGGAACTGAAACTGGGTTAAAGATTAATCATGACTTTACTATTGAAGATGGGAAAATTACTAGATTATTATTAGATGCTGATGTAAGTAAGATTATGCATAGTGCAGGAAATAGTGGTAAGATAATCCTAAGACCTACTGCTATTAAGATTATAGACCAAGTCATCTCAGGTGGTATCAAAGGAAGAGTAGCAGATACTACTGGTCAAGCTATTACTGGAAATGATGTTCTAGTAGAGGCTTGGAATGGTGGAACAAAAGTTGCTTCAACAGTAGCTACTGTTGAAGATATAGTGGATGAAGATACTGGTGAAGTGATTAAAGAAGCAGGTTCTTTCTTACTAAGAGGACTTGAAGAAGGAACTTATACTATTAAAGTTAAAGTAGTTACTGGAGAAGATTTAGATCAAGATGGAAATCCTGATGAAGTATTAAACACTAACGGTGAAGTAATGTATCAACAGACTAATAATATTACTGTTGATGTAATTGCAGAACAAGTCACACCATTATCAAAGAATATCATCTTAGAAGAAGTAACTGTTGATACAACAACTACTACTGAGCAATAA
- a CDS encoding DUF1540 domain-containing protein: MAKIKCNVESCAYNAKKICSLEEILVTCDDNGEFTRYAEGTKCASFARE; this comes from the coding sequence ATGGCAAAGATTAAATGTAATGTAGAAAGTTGTGCCTATAATGCTAAAAAGATATGTAGTTTAGAAGAAATTTTAGTTACTTGTGATGATAATGGGGAATTTACTAGATATGCTGAAGGAACAAAATGTGCAAGTTTTGCAAGAGAGTAA
- a CDS encoding DUF3656 domain-containing U32 family peptidase, with protein MYDYRVNQVELLSPVGNWASLYAAVQNGCDAVYLGGKSFNARENADNFTVEELEEVFDYAHIRGVKIYVTVNTLYKDSEIKGVLEFIEKIYQYGVDGVILQDLGTAKLVKDNFPNLEIHASTQMTIHNLEGAKYLEELGFSRVVMARELSIAEVKEIADNTDLEIEVFVHGALCISYSGQCLMSSLIGGRSGNRGRCAQPCRLPYSLVDLDSGEVVKEEYAKKYLLSPKDINTLKIIPKLIEAGITSLKIEGRMKRPEYTALVTEKYRKYINEYFENKAHRVLAKDQEEIEQIFNRGGFIPGYYLGKDNLDLISHQRPKNWGIKVGEVLAYNQQTKECKIKLSKELDQGDGIEIWIDGGRNIGMVLSDYQQISKDIISVEIRGKIKKSNPVYRTSQKELLERLQESYVFPDTIKKIEIFGQISAKLGRPMEFNLWDSAGHYVSAQSEFIPEEAQKRAITSEDFREQLSKLGNTPYQLEDLELDIEDNLFVPISKINELRRDAVEKLDYQRSQQFIMNPRNNKIKEDTFNLEPSKLEKTMELAVYLKDLDYIEEVLELGVDRVYCDSRGLQIGEIVDKFRDYQTQLFVKLPQISRSAEMKRVKSQIEDLEKSEISGYLVPHLGAAELLKGTDKSLIADYPLNTFNSYSVKHWRGEDYQSLVLSPELNLQEIKEIARYNNIAKELIIYGHLPMMITEYCPIGTVKNEFSSKKKCQGECSKGSYGLLDRKRMVAPIEANPNSCATIIYNSQPLYLIEYLDEISLTGCQSYRLDFILEDKEEVLEVIRAYQAKLKGEDVDLSELSFRFKKKGYTTGHYYRGVK; from the coding sequence ATGTATGATTATAGAGTGAATCAGGTTGAGTTATTATCACCAGTGGGAAACTGGGCTAGCTTATATGCAGCAGTGCAGAATGGATGTGATGCTGTCTATCTAGGTGGCAAGAGTTTTAATGCTCGTGAAAATGCTGATAATTTTACTGTAGAAGAGTTAGAAGAGGTCTTTGATTATGCCCATATTCGTGGAGTTAAGATTTATGTAACTGTCAATACTCTTTATAAGGATAGTGAGATTAAGGGTGTATTGGAGTTTATCGAAAAGATTTATCAGTATGGAGTAGATGGGGTGATTCTACAGGATTTGGGAACAGCTAAGTTGGTTAAGGATAACTTTCCTAACCTGGAGATTCATGCTAGTACTCAGATGACTATACATAATCTAGAAGGTGCTAAATATTTGGAAGAGTTAGGTTTCTCTCGGGTAGTGATGGCTAGAGAGCTATCCATTGCTGAAGTTAAGGAGATAGCCGATAATACCGACTTAGAGATAGAAGTCTTTGTTCATGGGGCTTTATGTATTTCTTATTCTGGGCAATGTCTGATGAGTAGCTTGATTGGAGGGAGGAGTGGAAATCGTGGTCGCTGTGCTCAACCTTGCCGTCTTCCGTATAGCTTAGTAGATTTAGATAGTGGAGAGGTGGTTAAAGAGGAGTATGCTAAGAAGTATCTACTCAGCCCCAAGGATATCAATACCTTGAAGATTATACCTAAGTTGATTGAGGCAGGGATTACTTCCTTGAAGATTGAAGGGAGGATGAAACGACCAGAATATACTGCTTTGGTAACTGAGAAGTATAGAAAATATATTAATGAATATTTTGAGAATAAAGCTCATCGAGTCTTAGCCAAAGACCAAGAGGAGATAGAGCAGATTTTCAATCGTGGTGGCTTTATCCCTGGTTATTATCTAGGTAAGGACAACTTAGATTTAATCAGCCATCAACGCCCTAAGAACTGGGGTATCAAGGTGGGAGAGGTACTTGCTTATAACCAGCAGACTAAGGAGTGTAAGATTAAATTATCTAAAGAACTTGATCAAGGTGATGGAATAGAGATCTGGATTGATGGTGGTAGAAATATAGGGATGGTACTTTCAGATTATCAGCAAATTAGTAAGGATATTATCTCTGTGGAGATTAGAGGAAAAATCAAGAAAAGTAATCCTGTCTATCGGACTTCTCAGAAGGAGCTATTGGAACGATTACAGGAGAGTTATGTATTCCCTGACACTATCAAGAAGATTGAAATTTTTGGGCAAATCTCAGCTAAGCTAGGTAGACCGATGGAATTTAATCTTTGGGATTCAGCAGGTCATTATGTATCGGCTCAAAGTGAGTTCATCCCTGAGGAAGCTCAAAAACGGGCTATCACCTCTGAAGATTTTCGGGAGCAGTTGAGCAAGTTGGGGAATACCCCTTATCAATTAGAGGACTTAGAATTGGATATCGAGGATAATCTCTTTGTTCCTATTTCTAAGATCAATGAACTGCGTCGTGATGCTGTAGAGAAGCTAGATTATCAGCGAAGCCAGCAGTTTATCATGAATCCACGGAATAATAAGATAAAGGAAGATACTTTTAATCTAGAGCCTTCAAAGCTTGAAAAGACTATGGAGCTGGCAGTTTATTTGAAGGATTTAGATTATATTGAAGAGGTTTTAGAGTTAGGTGTAGATAGAGTCTATTGTGATAGTCGAGGCTTGCAGATAGGGGAGATAGTTGATAAGTTTAGAGATTATCAGACTCAGTTATTTGTGAAGCTACCTCAAATCTCCCGTTCAGCAGAGATGAAGAGGGTTAAGAGTCAGATTGAAGATTTAGAGAAGTCAGAGATCAGTGGTTATCTAGTCCCTCACTTAGGAGCAGCAGAGTTGTTAAAAGGTACAGACAAATCTTTAATTGCAGACTATCCACTGAATACCTTCAATAGTTATAGTGTTAAGCATTGGAGAGGGGAGGATTATCAGAGTCTAGTCTTATCACCAGAGTTGAATTTACAGGAGATTAAAGAGATAGCCAGATATAATAATATTGCTAAGGAACTAATTATATATGGACATCTACCGATGATGATTACTGAGTACTGTCCTATAGGTACTGTTAAGAATGAATTCTCTTCTAAGAAGAAGTGTCAAGGTGAGTGTAGTAAGGGGAGCTATGGTCTCTTAGATAGAAAGAGGATGGTAGCTCCAATTGAAGCTAACCCTAATAGCTGTGCAACAATTATCTACAATAGTCAGCCACTATATCTGATAGAGTATCTAGATGAGATCAGTTTAACAGGTTGTCAGAGTTATCGTCTTGACTTTATTCTAGAAGATAAAGAAGAGGTGCTTGAGGTAATTAGAGCTTATCAGGCTAAGTTGAAAGGGGAAGATGTTGATTTGAGTGAGTTGAGTTTTAGGTTTAAGAAGAAGGGGTATACGACTGGGCATTATTATCGGGGAGTGAAGTAA
- a CDS encoding DUF421 domain-containing protein, translated as MLNLLLRTIFVYFLTLGALRLMGKREVGELTPFDLVVSLMIAELGVIVIEQRNTNLIDAVIPLVTLASIELIVSYLSLKNSTIRRLINGTPSILIRNGKIDETEMRKSRYSIHDLLMQLHENSIFNPSDVEFAILETSGDLTVIPKSQHRGLTPNDLGIATKYEGIPTLLITDGEINYNGLDKVNLDEAWLLKELKKRGIEDFKDVMLAVLETDGELYTSIK; from the coding sequence ATGCTTAATTTATTACTAAGGACAATTTTTGTATATTTTCTAACCCTAGGGGCCTTAAGGTTAATGGGAAAAAGAGAGGTTGGAGAATTAACCCCTTTTGACTTAGTAGTATCATTGATGATAGCAGAGTTAGGGGTAATTGTAATAGAACAGAGGAACACTAATTTAATTGATGCAGTTATCCCACTAGTTACGTTGGCTTCAATTGAATTGATAGTATCATACTTATCTTTAAAGAATAGTACTATTAGAAGGTTAATTAATGGAACACCTAGTATCTTAATTAGAAATGGTAAGATTGATGAGACAGAGATGAGAAAATCCCGTTATAGTATTCATGATCTTTTGATGCAGCTCCATGAGAATAGTATCTTTAATCCATCAGATGTAGAATTTGCTATTTTGGAGACCTCTGGAGATTTAACAGTAATACCTAAATCACAGCACAGGGGGCTAACCCCCAATGATTTAGGCATTGCAACTAAATATGAAGGGATTCCTACCTTATTAATTACTGATGGAGAGATTAATTATAATGGATTAGATAAGGTCAATTTAGATGAGGCTTGGTTATTAAAGGAGTTAAAAAAAAGAGGTATCGAGGACTTTAAGGATGTTATGTTAGCAGTTTTAGAAACCGATGGTGAACTATATACTTCTATTAAATAA
- the sleB gene encoding spore cortex-lytic enzyme, protein MKKNIAIVLALVMLLMGVVTSVGEAVTLGNRLLYFGARGNDVKSLQKELAKEGYFTVEATGYFGPITEKAVIDFQKDNGIRIDGMAGYETINELKDENSYKNTANVNRASGYRINVTQEELNLLTRAVYSEARGESYEGQVAVAAVILNRVADPRFPNTIKGVIFEPWAFTAVHDGQFWLTPDPKVMNAVHDALKGWDPTEGAVFYYNPAKVTSYWIYTREIITKIGRHYFAK, encoded by the coding sequence ATGAAAAAAAATATTGCTATAGTATTGGCTTTAGTGATGTTATTAATGGGTGTAGTGACATCAGTAGGTGAAGCGGTGACTTTAGGTAATAGATTATTATACTTTGGTGCTAGGGGTAATGATGTGAAGTCATTACAAAAGGAATTGGCTAAGGAAGGTTACTTTACAGTTGAAGCTACTGGCTATTTCGGTCCTATAACAGAGAAGGCTGTTATTGATTTCCAGAAGGACAATGGTATTAGAATCGATGGTATGGCTGGTTATGAGACTATTAATGAATTAAAGGATGAAAATAGTTATAAGAATACAGCTAATGTTAATAGAGCTTCTGGATATAGAATTAATGTAACTCAAGAAGAGTTAAACTTATTAACAAGAGCTGTTTATTCTGAAGCAAGAGGTGAAAGTTATGAAGGTCAGGTTGCTGTGGCAGCTGTTATTTTAAATAGAGTAGCAGACCCAAGATTCCCAAATACGATTAAAGGGGTTATCTTTGAACCTTGGGCCTTTACAGCTGTTCATGATGGTCAATTCTGGTTAACACCAGATCCAAAGGTGATGAATGCAGTTCATGATGCTCTAAAAGGATGGGATCCAACAGAAGGAGCAGTCTTCTACTATAATCCAGCTAAGGTAACATCTTATTGGATTTATACTAGAGAGATTATCACAAAAATTGGAAGACATTATTTTGCTAAATAA